The Deinococcus hopiensis KR-140 sequence CCGCGCTGGCAATGGCTCTCAGGCCGGGCGGTGGAGCTGGAACCGGCCTTCGGTGCAGGGGTGGCGCGTGCCCTCGCTGCCCGTGGGCACGAGGTCCGGGTGCAGCTCGATTCCGGTTCCTTCGGGCGCGGCCAGATGATCCGCCGCAATCCCGGGACAGGGGTGCTGGAGGGCGGCACCGAGAGCCGCGCGGACGGGCATATCGCGGTGTGGTAGGCCCCCGTCTACCCCTGGCCTCCCACATACTCCTCGCTGAGGTTCCATAGCCTCAGCGCTGCCCCGTCGTCCAGCGCCTGCGCAGCGGGGCGCGCCTCGCGCTCCTGATCGAAGTAGCGCCCGGTGGCGGTGATGCTCGCGTCACTGGCCAGCAGGATGCTCGTCCGTGCGCCCTGCTCGGGCGAGATGGCGAAGCGGTCTATCACGCCCCATACGCGGTTAAAGAAACCGCCGTTGTTGTACCCGAAACCCGTTCGGACGCGGCCCGGATGCAGACTGTTGCTCCGTATTCTCGGCTCGCGGCGGGCGAGCTCACGGGCAAACAGCACGTTGGCGAGCTTGCTCTGGTTATACGCTGCCCACCCGCTGTAGCCGTGCCGGAACTCCGGGTCATCGAAGCGGACGCGCCCAAAGGCGTGCGCCGATGACGAGACGGTGATCACCCGGGCCTCCGCCGCCCGCAGCAGCGGCAGCAGTTCGCGCGTCAGCAAGAAGGGCGCGAGGTGGTTGAGCGCCCACGTGGTCTCGGTGCCCTCCCGCGTTTCCTGCCGCCGGTTGAACAGGCCTCCAGCGTTGTTTACCAGCACGTCGAGTCGCCTGGACCGCTCCTGGAACTTGGCGGCGGCCTGCCGCACTCCCGCGAGTTCGGACAGGTCCTCCACCAGCGTCCCCGCGGCACCGATTTCCCGCGCCACCTCCGCCGTCTTCTCCGGGTTGCGCCCCAGAACCCACACCCACGCCCCCTTGCGCGCCAGTTCCCGCGCCGTCACCAGGCCGATGCCGCCCGTCGCGCCCGTGACCAGCACCGTCTTGCCCGCCATTCCCTCAGTCATGCGGCCAGGATAGGGCGGTGCCCATCCCAGACCAAAAAAGGTAAGGCTGACCCGTTTGAC is a genomic window containing:
- a CDS encoding SDR family oxidoreductase — its product is MTEGMAGKTVLVTGATGGIGLVTARELARKGAWVWVLGRNPEKTAEVAREIGAAGTLVEDLSELAGVRQAAAKFQERSRRLDVLVNNAGGLFNRRQETREGTETTWALNHLAPFLLTRELLPLLRAAEARVITVSSSAHAFGRVRFDDPEFRHGYSGWAAYNQSKLANVLFARELARREPRIRSNSLHPGRVRTGFGYNNGGFFNRVWGVIDRFAISPEQGARTSILLASDASITATGRYFDQEREARPAAQALDDGAALRLWNLSEEYVGGQG